The Stygiolobus azoricus genome window below encodes:
- a CDS encoding citrate synthase/methylcitrate synthase produces MEIKKGLEDVYVKETEITYIDGELGRLYYRGYSIYDLAEFSNFEETSYLILYGKLPNIYEYENFVKSLRESRGISDRVKEFLKSVKKNADPMDVLRTAVSIMGLEENTHTYNVSEQSIINLISKFPTIISYYIRLRRDLEPVEPDTSLSHAANFLYMVNGTKPSEEEYKAMDVAMILHIDHEMNASTFASLVVASTLSDIYSSIIAGISALKGPLHGGANYEALKMFKEIGYIENVEKYILNRLANKQRIMGFGHRVYKTYDPRARILKAYAKLLAEKKGGEIKRLYEIAEKVEEIGIKHLGPKGIYPNVDFYSSIVFYALGFEPEFFPTVFASARVTGWIAHILEYVKDNKIIRPKAYYKGEIGRKYIPIDSR; encoded by the coding sequence ATGGAGATAAAGAAGGGTCTTGAGGACGTTTATGTTAAAGAGACGGAAATAACTTATATAGACGGTGAACTAGGTAGACTTTATTATAGAGGATATTCTATTTACGACTTGGCTGAATTTTCCAATTTTGAAGAAACTAGTTACCTTATACTTTACGGGAAGCTACCTAACATATATGAGTACGAAAATTTCGTTAAGTCTTTGAGGGAATCGAGGGGTATTTCAGATAGGGTTAAAGAATTTTTAAAAAGCGTAAAAAAGAATGCTGATCCCATGGACGTACTGAGAACAGCAGTCAGTATTATGGGGCTCGAGGAAAATACTCATACTTACAATGTTTCAGAACAGAGTATAATTAACCTAATATCTAAATTTCCTACTATAATTTCTTACTATATCAGATTAAGGAGGGATTTAGAGCCTGTAGAACCAGACACAAGCCTTTCACATGCAGCAAATTTCCTCTACATGGTTAATGGAACAAAACCTAGTGAAGAGGAATATAAGGCAATGGACGTTGCCATGATTCTCCATATAGATCATGAAATGAATGCGTCCACTTTTGCTTCCTTGGTAGTAGCATCCACGCTTTCCGACATATACTCATCTATTATAGCAGGCATATCAGCGTTAAAAGGTCCATTACACGGGGGTGCAAATTATGAAGCCCTCAAGATGTTCAAGGAAATAGGATATATAGAAAATGTAGAGAAATACATTCTTAATAGACTGGCTAATAAACAAAGGATAATGGGTTTTGGTCATAGAGTTTACAAGACCTATGATCCGAGGGCTAGAATATTGAAGGCCTATGCAAAACTGTTAGCTGAAAAAAAGGGAGGAGAGATTAAGAGACTTTATGAGATAGCCGAGAAGGTAGAGGAGATAGGAATTAAGCATTTAGGACCAAAAGGCATATACCCTAATGTAGACTTCTACTCTAGCATCGTATTTTATGCACTAGGCTTCGAGCCAGAGTTCTTCCCGACGGTTTTTGCGTCGGCTAGGGTTACTGGATGGATAGCACATATATTAGAGTACGTGAAAGATAACAAGATAATAAGACCTAAAGCGTACTATAAGGGTGAAATAGGCAGGAAATATATTCCTATAGATAGTAGGTGA